The genomic DNA ATCCCGGTGGAGATCACCGTCTACGAGGACCGCAGCTTCACGTTCATCCTGAAGACCCCGCCTGCCGCGGAGCTCATCAAGAAGGCAGCCGGCGTTGCCAAGGGCTCGTCCACGCCGCACACGGTCAAGGTCGCGAAGATCACCAAGGACCAGGTCCGCCAGATCGCCGAGACCAAGCAGGCCGACTTGAACGCGAATGACGTCGAGGCCGCGATCTCGATCATCGCGGGCACCGCCCGTTCCATGGGCATCACGGTCGAGGGCTGAGGAGCACAATCATGACTAAGTCCAAGGCTTACAACGCTGCCGTCGCGAAGATCGAGGCAGACCGTTTCTACACTCCCACCGAGGCTGTCGCTCTCGCGAAGGAGACCGGCTCGGCGAAGTTCGACTCGACCGTCGAGGTCGCGCTGAAGCTCGCCGTCGAC from Microbacterium profundi includes the following:
- the rplK gene encoding 50S ribosomal protein L11; the protein is MAPKKKVTGLIKLQINAGAANPAPPIGPALGQHGVNIMEFCKAYNAATESQRGNVIPVEITVYEDRSFTFILKTPPAAELIKKAAGVAKGSSTPHTVKVAKITKDQVRQIAETKQADLNANDVEAAISIIAGTARSMGITVEG